The following coding sequences are from one Nodularia sp. LEGE 06071 window:
- the lpxA gene encoding acyl-ACP--UDP-N-acetylglucosamine O-acyltransferase, protein MKTLIHPTAVIHPKSELHPTVQVGAYAVIGAHVKVGLETIIGAHVVLEGPCEIGARNQIFPGAAIGMEPQDLKFVGEPTWVKIGDNNLIREYVTINRATGAGEATVIGNNNLLMAYVHVAHNCIIEDNVIIPNSVALAGHVHIESRARLGGVLGVHQFVRIGQHAMVGGMARIDRDVPPYMLVEGNPARVRTLNLVGLKRSGMNSTDLQVLKKAFRILYRSGLSFKEALEQLEQLGETEQLQYLRRFLLLSQMPGRRGLIPGRKKPGGSDES, encoded by the coding sequence TTGAAGACGCTTATTCATCCAACTGCTGTAATTCATCCTAAATCGGAACTCCACCCTACAGTACAAGTCGGTGCCTATGCTGTGATTGGAGCTCATGTCAAAGTCGGTCTGGAAACAATTATTGGCGCTCATGTAGTGCTAGAAGGTCCTTGTGAGATTGGGGCGCGAAATCAAATTTTTCCAGGCGCAGCTATCGGTATGGAACCCCAGGATCTAAAGTTTGTGGGAGAACCGACTTGGGTCAAAATTGGTGACAATAACTTGATTCGTGAGTATGTCACGATTAACCGCGCTACTGGTGCTGGTGAAGCTACGGTGATTGGCAACAATAACCTTTTAATGGCTTATGTCCACGTAGCTCATAACTGCATAATTGAAGACAACGTAATTATTCCTAACTCAGTCGCTTTGGCAGGTCATGTCCACATAGAGTCACGCGCCCGCCTGGGTGGAGTTTTAGGTGTGCATCAATTTGTCCGCATTGGTCAACACGCAATGGTCGGGGGTATGGCACGTATTGACCGGGATGTGCCTCCTTATATGTTGGTGGAGGGAAATCCAGCACGGGTCAGAACCCTGAATTTAGTGGGCCTCAAACGTTCTGGGATGAACTCAACCGACTTGCAAGTTCTCAAAAAAGCGTTTCGGATTCTCTATCGATCTGGCTTAAGTTTTAAGGAGGCTTTGGAACAGCTCGAACAGCTGGGAGAAACGGAACAATTGCAATACCTGCGTCGTTTTTTGCTACTTTCTCAAATGCCAGGAAGACGTGGCTTGATTCCAGGAAGGAAAAAACCAGGCGGGAGTGATGAGTCCTAG
- the fabZ gene encoding 3-hydroxyacyl-ACP dehydratase FabZ → MAIVTEVNSPDTTVPTSTAEQITEIKTTFSSEEIHKLLPHRYPFLLVDKIIDYVPGKLAVGVKNVSVNEPQFQGHFPEQPLMPGVLIVEAMAQVGGIVLKQHSELGNGLFVFAGIDKVRFRRQVVPGDQLVMTVELLWIKQRRFSKMQARAEVDGQLAAEGELMFSLIN, encoded by the coding sequence ATGGCAATCGTCACTGAAGTGAATAGTCCCGATACTACTGTACCTACATCTACCGCCGAACAGATTACTGAAATTAAAACCACATTTTCCTCTGAAGAAATTCATAAATTGCTCCCCCACCGATACCCATTTTTACTTGTAGATAAAATAATTGACTATGTGCCAGGAAAATTGGCTGTAGGCGTTAAAAACGTCTCTGTCAACGAACCCCAGTTTCAAGGACATTTCCCAGAACAGCCACTGATGCCAGGAGTGCTAATTGTGGAGGCTATGGCACAGGTTGGGGGTATTGTTCTCAAGCAACACTCTGAGTTGGGAAATGGACTATTCGTTTTTGCTGGTATCGATAAAGTGCGCTTCCGCCGCCAAGTAGTTCCAGGAGATCAGCTAGTGATGACAGTGGAACTGTTGTGGATAAAACAACGTCGTTTCAGTAAAATGCAAGCCCGTGCTGAGGTTGACGGTCAACTCGCTGCTGAAGGCGAATTAATGTTTTCTCTGATTAACTAA
- a CDS encoding prohibitin family protein, with amino-acid sequence MRSVSSNLDHRFQYGFYIAGGIFILFLAMTIRPFAIINAGERGVIMKFGKVQDQVLGEGLHPIMPIVTSVKRLNVRVQQNTFKSDAASKDLQTITTELAVNWHLDPLQVNKIFQQVGDEKLIIDGIITPAVSEVLKAATAKKTAEEVITKRTELKQEMDNHLKTRLASYGIIIDDVSLVNFSFSPEFSRAIESKQIAEQEAKQAEFIAQKATQEAQADINRAKGQAEAQRLQRLTLTPDLLQKQAIEKWDGRFPTVMSGNGALPLININPSSLTSENKKQ; translated from the coding sequence ATGCGTAGCGTTAGTAGTAATCTTGATCACAGATTTCAGTATGGATTTTATATCGCCGGAGGAATATTTATCTTATTTTTGGCAATGACCATCCGTCCTTTTGCCATTATAAATGCTGGTGAACGGGGTGTAATCATGAAGTTTGGCAAAGTTCAGGATCAAGTTTTAGGCGAAGGGCTACATCCAATTATGCCAATTGTCACATCAGTTAAAAGGCTCAATGTTCGCGTTCAACAAAATACTTTTAAATCTGATGCAGCTTCCAAAGACCTGCAAACAATCACGACAGAATTAGCTGTAAACTGGCATCTTGACCCGCTACAAGTAAATAAAATTTTTCAACAAGTGGGAGATGAGAAACTAATTATTGATGGCATTATTACTCCGGCGGTTTCGGAAGTCCTGAAAGCAGCTACTGCTAAAAAAACAGCCGAAGAAGTCATTACGAAAAGAACAGAATTAAAGCAAGAAATGGATAATCATCTGAAAACCCGTTTAGCATCTTACGGTATTATTATAGATGATGTTTCTTTAGTGAACTTCTCCTTTTCTCCAGAGTTTAGTAGAGCAATTGAATCGAAACAAATAGCTGAACAAGAGGCTAAACAGGCGGAATTTATTGCTCAGAAAGCGACTCAAGAAGCCCAAGCAGATATCAACCGCGCTAAAGGTCAAGCCGAAGCACAAAGATTACAACGGCTAACTTTAACGCCAGATTTATTACAAAAGCAAGCCATAGAAAAATGGGATGGTCGTTTTCCCACAGTGATGAGTGGTAATGGTGCGTTGCCTTTAATCAACATTAATCCTAGTAGTTTAACAAGTGAAAATAAGAAACAGTAA
- the nfi gene encoding deoxyribonuclease V (cleaves DNA at apurinic or apyrimidinic sites), with the protein MKIYQHHPWPVTVEEAIAIQERLRYQVISSDQLKQPVQYVAGVDMGFESNGTISRAAVAVLSFPDLQVVETSLAYRPTSFPYIPGFLSFREIPAVLDALEKIQITPDIILCDGQGIAHPRRLGIASHLGVILDMPTIGVAKSLLIGKHEQLPDTKGRWQPLIHKGETIGAVLRTRQGVKPVYVSIGHQISLTTAIDYVLSCTPKYRLPETTRIADKLASAR; encoded by the coding sequence ATGAAGATTTATCAACATCATCCTTGGCCTGTGACAGTGGAAGAAGCGATCGCTATCCAAGAACGTTTACGATATCAGGTAATTAGCTCAGATCAACTCAAACAACCTGTCCAATACGTAGCTGGTGTAGATATGGGTTTTGAGTCCAATGGCACTATTAGCCGTGCAGCAGTTGCAGTGCTGAGTTTTCCTGATTTGCAAGTCGTAGAAACTTCATTAGCCTACCGCCCCACATCATTTCCCTACATTCCCGGTTTTCTCTCGTTTCGGGAAATCCCAGCCGTACTGGATGCACTAGAAAAAATTCAAATTACACCAGATATTATTTTGTGTGATGGTCAAGGAATCGCCCATCCCCGCAGATTGGGCATAGCTAGTCATCTAGGGGTTATCTTGGATATGCCGACAATTGGTGTAGCAAAATCATTGTTAATTGGGAAGCATGAGCAATTGCCAGACACTAAAGGTCGTTGGCAACCATTAATACATAAAGGTGAAACTATTGGGGCAGTTTTAAGAACGCGTCAAGGAGTAAAGCCTGTATACGTCTCCATCGGTCATCAAATCAGTTTAACTACTGCAATTGACTATGTATTAAGCTGTACACCAAAATATCGCTTACCCGAAACTACACGCATTGCTGATAAATTGGCATCAGCGAGATAA
- a CDS encoding FHA domain-containing protein, with the protein MTNPQIQLSWEDPATGERREPTLSPPIAFGREFVRLPAELQGRRVARMLLNSHEISRYHALIDWEQNQLVVIDQGSINGVFVNGQQQNRGVLAHGDTLQIGPYMITVMFGVNATSQATSPPSMIQFNPHTNIPEPGLPPAQATPLGSNFPPPAFQAENVPLQALHATGLPVDECDYLAVGAGLGSFVWVDLLRISGVRAEKIVALGLEAEPYARYKRLCMNSQIPLHERLRSNSDSCPDNIWGWPSYALREAGREVTQGKVNSAFKYLWQVFAEPTFAETYTPRAGNVFDSIDREVKRIGWNQIYRYGRVRAIRKTDDGRYCVAYSRSPGNYAFIVSRYIHLATGYPAIQFLPDLQAYRAKYQDFKSVVNAYEAHDHVYQQLEQQGGTVLIRGRGIVASRIIQRIYEARKHNRHITVLHLMRSPKPQGNKFQKAQRQVKNHYEFQPFNWPKACWGGELRVMLEKATPDERQRLLADWGGTTTADRHDWQQMTEQGLSEGWYQITFGEVKAVERDTQNRTITHIQEKGLGEMKLAADFIIDATGLDAKVEASPLLEDLVEHYKLPLNYLGRLVVTNNFEIPELRNGKGQIYASGAITLGGPYAAVDSFLGLQYSALVAVDGIAASRAPGLHRLNILTSSAQWLKWVFNQSP; encoded by the coding sequence GTGACTAATCCACAAATTCAATTAAGTTGGGAAGACCCAGCAACGGGGGAACGGCGAGAACCAACATTGAGTCCGCCCATAGCTTTTGGTCGTGAATTCGTTCGTCTACCTGCTGAACTTCAGGGACGGCGTGTGGCTAGAATGCTGCTTAACAGTCATGAAATTTCCCGTTATCATGCCCTCATTGACTGGGAACAAAACCAGCTAGTAGTAATTGACCAAGGCAGCATTAACGGTGTATTTGTCAACGGTCAACAACAAAATCGTGGTGTTTTAGCTCATGGCGATACATTGCAAATTGGCCCCTACATGATCACGGTGATGTTTGGTGTCAACGCCACCAGCCAAGCTACCAGCCCGCCGTCAATGATTCAGTTTAACCCCCATACTAATATCCCTGAACCTGGCTTGCCACCAGCCCAGGCAACACCCTTGGGGAGCAATTTTCCCCCACCAGCATTCCAGGCAGAAAATGTTCCCCTACAAGCACTTCACGCCACAGGTTTGCCAGTGGATGAATGCGATTATTTGGCAGTTGGGGCGGGATTAGGTAGTTTTGTCTGGGTTGATTTGCTGCGAATAAGTGGTGTCCGGGCTGAGAAAATTGTGGCTTTGGGATTAGAAGCAGAACCTTATGCGCGTTACAAGCGCCTCTGTATGAACTCGCAAATTCCCTTACATGAAAGATTGCGATCTAATTCTGATTCTTGTCCTGATAATATTTGGGGTTGGCCTAGTTATGCTTTGCGGGAAGCTGGGCGTGAAGTGACTCAAGGTAAGGTCAATTCAGCATTCAAATATTTATGGCAAGTATTTGCTGAACCCACCTTTGCAGAAACTTATACACCTCGTGCAGGTAATGTCTTCGATTCCATAGACCGGGAAGTTAAGCGCATTGGCTGGAATCAAATTTATCGTTATGGGCGCGTTAGGGCTATTCGCAAAACTGATGATGGCAGATATTGTGTAGCCTATTCTCGCAGTCCGGGAAATTACGCTTTTATAGTTAGTCGTTATATACATTTAGCTACTGGGTATCCGGCAATTCAATTTCTCCCAGATTTGCAAGCTTATAGAGCAAAATATCAAGATTTTAAGTCTGTTGTCAATGCTTATGAAGCCCACGACCATGTTTATCAGCAACTAGAACAACAGGGTGGGACTGTGTTGATTCGTGGACGGGGAATTGTGGCTTCGCGGATTATCCAAAGAATTTATGAGGCGAGAAAGCACAATCGTCATATTACAGTTTTGCATTTGATGCGATCGCCTAAACCCCAAGGCAACAAATTTCAAAAAGCCCAGCGACAAGTCAAAAATCATTACGAATTTCAGCCTTTTAACTGGCCTAAAGCTTGTTGGGGCGGAGAACTCCGCGTCATGCTCGAAAAAGCCACCCCAGACGAACGCCAGCGCCTACTAGCAGACTGGGGCGGGACTACCACCGCCGACCGCCACGACTGGCAGCAAATGACTGAGCAAGGGTTAAGTGAAGGCTGGTATCAAATCACCTTTGGTGAAGTAAAAGCTGTAGAACGGGATACTCAAAACCGGACTATTACCCATATCCAGGAAAAAGGCTTGGGAGAAATGAAACTAGCCGCAGACTTTATTATTGATGCTACTGGACTGGATGCCAAAGTCGAAGCCAGCCCCTTACTAGAAGATTTGGTAGAACATTACAAATTGCCCCTGAATTATCTAGGGCGCTTGGTTGTCACAAATAATTTTGAAATACCAGAACTGCGGAATGGCAAAGGACAGATATATGCATCCGGAGCAATTACACTGGGTGGCCCTTATGCAGCAGTTGATAGTTTCCTCGGTTTGCAATATTCAGCACTAGTCGCTGTTGATGGAATCGCCGCCTCCCGTGCGCCCGGACTTCACCGCTTAAATATACTAACTTCTTCTGCACAGTGGCTAAAGTGGGTTTTTAATCAATCACCATAA
- a CDS encoding aldo/keto reductase, giving the protein MIKKQTRRNFIITSVAVAGGMTATTAFPQAAKPTATMPERVLGSTEVNLPIFGLGGAGQTPLSWYDREGDAEAIIQKALELGIRYFDTAANYGPSEDYLGKVLPPHRSGLFLASKTDQRDYDGAWRELERSLKRLNTDYLDLWQLHHVSFASELDTIFSASGAITALEEAIQQKLVRFAGITGHHDPEIIAEGLRRYPFHATLIPVNAADQHHPRPFLPVVLPIAQAKNVGVIAMKVPAYGRLFKPGGLAGMQQALGYTMSQPGVHCCVIAAEDTAQLENNIKIARDFQPLSQQELNAIAQRTANIWEDSTFFRAWT; this is encoded by the coding sequence ATGATAAAAAAGCAAACACGGCGCAATTTTATAATTACCAGTGTTGCGGTAGCTGGTGGTATGACAGCAACTACTGCCTTTCCACAGGCTGCAAAACCAACAGCAACTATGCCAGAACGAGTCCTGGGAAGCACTGAAGTAAATTTACCTATTTTCGGGTTGGGAGGTGCAGGACAAACGCCGCTATCCTGGTATGACAGAGAAGGTGATGCTGAAGCAATTATTCAAAAAGCGTTGGAACTGGGTATCCGCTACTTTGATACGGCTGCTAATTATGGTCCTAGTGAAGATTATTTAGGAAAAGTGCTGCCACCCCATCGTTCTGGGCTGTTTCTAGCCAGCAAGACTGATCAAAGAGACTACGATGGTGCATGGCGAGAATTGGAGCGATCGCTTAAACGTCTGAATACAGATTACCTTGATTTGTGGCAGTTGCATCATGTGTCTTTTGCCTCAGAACTCGACACTATCTTTAGTGCATCTGGTGCAATTACAGCTTTAGAAGAAGCTATACAGCAGAAACTTGTCCGCTTCGCAGGTATTACCGGACATCATGACCCAGAGATAATTGCCGAAGGACTGCGCCGCTATCCCTTTCACGCTACACTGATTCCTGTGAATGCCGCCGACCAACATCATCCACGTCCTTTTCTTCCGGTAGTTCTGCCGATAGCGCAAGCCAAAAACGTGGGTGTAATTGCCATGAAAGTCCCGGCTTATGGTCGGTTGTTTAAACCCGGTGGTTTGGCAGGTATGCAGCAAGCTTTAGGATATACGATGTCTCAGCCTGGGGTTCATTGTTGCGTAATTGCGGCTGAAGACACAGCACAATTAGAGAATAATATCAAGATAGCTCGTGATTTTCAACCCCTGAGTCAACAAGAATTAAATGCGATCGCTCAACGTACTGCTAATATCTGGGAAGATAGTACATTCTTCCGGGCTTGGACTTAA
- a CDS encoding DNA cytosine methyltransferase, translating into MRKQRPIAVDLFAGAGGMSLGFEQAGFDVLASVEIDPIHCATHEFNFPFWSVLCQPVEEITSQEIRQKSSIGDREIDVVFGGPPCQGFSLIGKRSFDDPRNFLVFHYIRLVLELQPKFFVIENVKGMVSGKHQEFIAEIINKFASNGYQVRQKYQILNAAHFGVPQNRERLFILGCRQGLELPNYPDIITKPAKQNKSPLASATLSTRATELTLTPTVWDALQDLPKIEKYRKLYQRDWVVADFGKPSDYGRLLRGLSSTDNDYSYQRQYDSRILTSSLRTKHNLESITRFAATAYGKTERISRFHKLDPDGICNTLRAGTPSNRGAFTSPRPIHPLIPRCITVREAARLHSYPDWFRFHVTKWHGFRQIGNSVPPLLAKAVALEIIKCLDINLDQPTTIKHLGDDVLLSFGMTQAAKYFQVNPHTIEPRVRKLNINKLLPADQVFTADVQNYPNCE; encoded by the coding sequence ATGAGAAAACAACGACCTATCGCTGTCGATTTATTTGCTGGTGCTGGTGGGATGAGCCTGGGCTTTGAACAAGCAGGTTTTGATGTACTTGCATCTGTAGAAATAGACCCCATCCACTGTGCAACGCACGAGTTTAATTTTCCTTTTTGGAGCGTTTTGTGCCAGCCTGTTGAAGAAATTACCAGTCAAGAAATTAGACAAAAATCATCGATTGGCGATCGCGAAATTGATGTCGTGTTTGGTGGTCCCCCATGTCAAGGCTTTTCATTAATAGGTAAACGTTCTTTTGACGACCCTAGAAATTTTCTGGTATTTCATTATATTCGATTAGTATTAGAACTACAGCCCAAATTTTTTGTTATTGAAAATGTTAAAGGAATGGTTTCCGGAAAACATCAAGAATTTATTGCAGAAATAATTAATAAATTTGCCAGCAATGGTTACCAAGTCCGGCAAAAATACCAAATTTTAAATGCTGCTCATTTTGGAGTACCACAAAATCGGGAAAGATTATTTATTTTGGGTTGCCGTCAAGGCTTAGAATTACCAAATTACCCAGATATAATTACTAAACCTGCTAAACAAAATAAATCCCCACTTGCTTCGGCTACCCTCAGTACAAGAGCTACAGAATTGACTTTAACTCCTACGGTTTGGGATGCACTTCAAGACTTGCCCAAAATAGAAAAATATCGGAAATTATATCAACGTGATTGGGTAGTTGCAGATTTTGGTAAGCCCAGTGATTATGGTCGGCTACTTCGTGGGCTGAGTTCTACAGATAATGACTATTCATATCAACGTCAGTATGACTCTAGAATCCTGACCTCAAGTTTAAGAACAAAGCATAATTTAGAATCTATTACCAGATTTGCAGCTACAGCTTATGGTAAAACGGAAAGAATTAGTCGCTTCCATAAACTTGACCCGGACGGAATTTGTAATACTCTCAGAGCCGGAACTCCTAGTAATCGAGGAGCTTTTACTTCCCCTAGACCAATTCATCCGTTGATACCCAGATGTATTACTGTGCGTGAAGCGGCGCGTTTACATTCTTATCCAGATTGGTTTAGGTTCCATGTTACAAAATGGCATGGATTTCGACAAATAGGAAATTCTGTTCCTCCTTTATTAGCTAAAGCCGTCGCCTTAGAAATTATTAAATGTTTAGATATAAACTTAGATCAACCCACAACTATCAAACATTTAGGAGATGATGTTTTACTAAGTTTTGGGATGACGCAAGCCGCTAAATACTTCCAAGTGAATCCGCATACTATAGAGCCTAGAGTCAGAAAATTAAATATCAATAAATTGCTTCCTGCTGATCAAGTTTTTACAGCAGATGTACAAAATTATCCAAATTGCGAATAA
- the lpxB gene encoding lipid-A-disaccharide synthase: MRIFISTGEVSGDLQGSLLITAIQRQAAAAGLQLEIVALGGEKMAAAGATILGKTSGIGSMGLIESLPYIFPTIQVQRRAIAFLKDNPPDLVVLIDYMGPNLGIGTYMQKHLPQVPVVYYIAPQEWAWSMGLRNTSRIVGFTDKLLAIFPEEARYFRENGAEVSWVGHPLVDRMQDAPSRSVARAQLQIPPEQKAIALLPASRRQELKYLLPVIFAAAQTIQAKLPEVHFWIPLSLEVYREPIEAAIQSYGLRATVLSGQQKEVFAAADFAISKSGTVNLELALLNVPQVVVYRLNPITVWIARKILKGSIVFASPPNLVVMRAIIPELLQEQATAENIVQASMELLLNSEVRAQTMADYAEMRQLLGELGVCDRVAQEILQMLPGVGE, translated from the coding sequence ATGCGGATATTTATCAGCACTGGCGAGGTATCTGGCGATTTGCAAGGTTCATTGCTAATTACAGCTATCCAGCGTCAAGCTGCTGCGGCTGGTTTGCAATTAGAAATTGTGGCGCTGGGGGGAGAAAAAATGGCAGCAGCTGGAGCCACTATTTTGGGTAAAACTAGTGGTATTGGCTCGATGGGTTTGATAGAATCTCTGCCTTATATTTTCCCGACTATTCAGGTACAACGACGAGCGATCGCTTTTCTCAAAGACAATCCCCCTGACTTAGTGGTACTAATTGATTATATGGGGCCAAACTTGGGTATTGGCACTTATATGCAAAAGCATCTGCCACAAGTCCCAGTGGTTTATTACATCGCTCCCCAAGAATGGGCTTGGTCAATGGGTTTGCGTAATACATCCCGAATTGTCGGTTTTACAGATAAACTCTTGGCTATCTTCCCCGAAGAAGCCCGTTATTTTCGCGAGAACGGCGCAGAAGTTAGCTGGGTTGGTCATCCCCTTGTTGACCGGATGCAAGACGCACCCAGTCGCTCAGTCGCCCGCGCTCAATTGCAAATTCCACCAGAACAAAAGGCGATCGCACTGCTTCCCGCTTCTCGCCGTCAAGAGCTAAAATATCTTTTACCAGTCATTTTTGCAGCTGCTCAAACTATTCAAGCTAAATTACCAGAAGTTCATTTTTGGATTCCCCTGTCGTTAGAAGTTTACAGAGAGCCAATCGAAGCCGCAATTCAAAGTTATGGTTTGCGGGCGACAGTTTTATCTGGTCAACAAAAAGAAGTATTTGCCGCAGCTGATTTTGCTATCAGTAAATCTGGTACGGTCAATCTGGAACTGGCTTTATTAAATGTGCCGCAAGTTGTAGTTTATCGCCTCAATCCTATTACTGTTTGGATTGCGCGAAAAATTCTGAAAGGGTCTATAGTTTTTGCTTCGCCACCTAATTTAGTGGTAATGAGGGCAATTATACCGGAGTTATTACAAGAGCAAGCTACAGCAGAGAATATTGTGCAAGCATCGATGGAATTACTGCTAAATTCTGAGGTTCGAGCGCAAACTATGGCTGATTATGCCGAAATGCGGCAGCTTTTGGGAGAACTAGGGGTATGCGATCGCGTGGCTCAAGAAATTTTGCAAATGCTACCGGGTGTTGGGGAGTAG
- the lpxC gene encoding UDP-3-O-acyl-N-acetylglucosamine deacetylase translates to MPQHTIAGEITQTGVGLHSGVITNVRILPSEPDTGRYFVRVDLPDLPIIPAQVSAVNQTLLSTQLGEGEACIRTVEHLLAALVGMGVDNARIEIDGSEVPLLDGSAKIWTESIAQVGCLSQAMNNPVPLVVKEPIWIYENDAFACALPASKTRFSYEIDFELSAIGNQWHSWSLSASFAEEIAPARTFGLLHQIEHLQKTGLIKGGNLDNALVCGSEGWLNPPLRFENEPVRHKILDLVGDLSLLGTFPQAHFLAYKASHNLHIQLARKILELQAKV, encoded by the coding sequence ATGCCACAGCACACCATAGCAGGGGAAATCACCCAAACTGGAGTGGGACTGCATAGTGGTGTGATTACCAATGTCCGGATATTACCCTCTGAACCAGATACTGGGCGCTACTTTGTGCGGGTGGATTTGCCAGATTTACCAATCATTCCCGCCCAAGTGTCCGCCGTAAATCAAACTCTGCTCTCTACTCAATTAGGTGAGGGTGAAGCCTGCATTCGCACAGTAGAGCATCTATTAGCAGCACTTGTGGGTATGGGGGTGGATAACGCCCGAATTGAAATTGATGGCTCAGAAGTACCACTATTAGACGGTTCCGCAAAGATTTGGACGGAGAGTATTGCTCAAGTTGGCTGCTTATCACAAGCAATGAACAACCCAGTTCCTTTGGTTGTCAAAGAGCCGATATGGATTTATGAAAATGATGCTTTTGCTTGCGCCCTCCCCGCATCAAAAACCCGTTTTAGTTACGAAATTGATTTTGAGCTATCGGCTATTGGTAACCAATGGCATAGTTGGTCACTGAGTGCCAGTTTTGCGGAAGAAATTGCCCCGGCTCGGACTTTTGGTTTACTGCACCAAATCGAACACTTACAAAAAACCGGGTTAATTAAAGGTGGTAACTTGGATAATGCCTTGGTTTGTGGATCTGAAGGTTGGCTAAATCCACCACTAAGATTTGAAAATGAACCAGTTCGTCATAAAATATTAGATTTAGTAGGAGATTTGAGTTTATTGGGAACTTTTCCGCAAGCTCATTTTTTAGCGTATAAAGCCAGCCATAATTTACACATTCAACTGGCTCGGAAAATTTTAGAATTGCAGGCTAAAGTCTAA
- a CDS encoding FHA domain-containing protein: MNTLTLQWHDTGQDRVQNIYEQQPSKNPSTVRIGRDPMRCDIVLSHPTVSGLHVEIFFHHQQQCFYIRNLRSPNPPMIDGQQLVQGEMPLNQGSIIYLGQAKLQVTNIAINNIPATILTPPPAPEPLRHHHHPPTPPAPTQRFYGLECPKCHKVSPAENLQIGCPWCGTSLAASVSVLVAPNH, from the coding sequence ATGAACACACTAACTTTACAGTGGCACGATACAGGCCAAGATAGAGTTCAGAACATTTATGAACAACAGCCTAGTAAAAATCCCAGTACTGTCCGCATCGGTCGCGATCCCATGCGGTGTGATATTGTTTTAAGTCACCCGACTGTATCCGGTTTACACGTAGAAATATTTTTTCATCATCAGCAGCAATGCTTTTATATCAGAAATTTGCGATCGCCTAATCCCCCAATGATCGATGGACAGCAATTAGTCCAAGGTGAAATGCCTTTAAATCAGGGCAGTATTATTTATTTGGGTCAAGCAAAACTTCAAGTTACTAACATTGCTATTAACAACATTCCAGCAACAATTTTAACACCACCACCAGCACCAGAACCACTGAGGCATCATCACCATCCACCCACACCCCCAGCACCAACACAAAGGTTTTATGGCTTAGAGTGTCCCAAATGTCATAAAGTTTCCCCTGCGGAAAATCTGCAAATTGGCTGTCCTTGGTGTGGTACATCTTTAGCAGCATCAGTAAGTGTGTTAGTAGCACCGAATCATTGA